In Fervidobacterium nodosum Rt17-B1, one genomic interval encodes:
- the pheS gene encoding phenylalanine--tRNA ligase subunit alpha — MSYREEAKSILEQAKNEITNAENSKVLNDLRVKYLGKSGIVTSLMKQLKDLPNEEKPIFGKVVNELKESIEKLLDEQKEKITEYEKEEAYKKLWVDPTMPGAIRSVGHLHILTKVRNELEDIFISMGFSVVEGPEVETPWFNFDALNTPEWHPARDEHDSFYIDNEHLLRTHTSPVQIRTMLSRKPPLAIVSPGRVYRRDYDATHLPMFTQMEGLYVDHDVTVKHLKYFLEEFARRLLGENTKIRLRPSFFPFTEPSFEVDIYFNNRWFEVLGSGMVHPNVFKNVGYDPEEWRGLAFGFGIERIAMVKYGIKDIRDLVRNDVRFLENW, encoded by the coding sequence ATGTCTTACCGTGAAGAAGCGAAATCTATACTCGAACAGGCAAAAAATGAAATTACAAATGCTGAAAATAGTAAAGTATTAAACGACTTAAGAGTTAAATACTTAGGTAAATCCGGTATCGTTACAAGTTTAATGAAACAACTCAAAGACCTTCCAAATGAAGAAAAGCCTATTTTCGGTAAAGTTGTCAATGAGTTGAAAGAAAGCATAGAAAAACTCTTAGATGAACAAAAGGAAAAGATAACCGAATATGAAAAAGAAGAAGCTTACAAAAAGCTTTGGGTAGATCCAACAATGCCAGGTGCGATTAGGTCAGTTGGACATCTACACATACTCACAAAAGTAAGGAATGAGCTTGAAGATATATTCATTTCAATGGGCTTTTCTGTTGTTGAAGGTCCAGAGGTAGAAACCCCTTGGTTCAATTTCGACGCGCTTAACACCCCAGAGTGGCACCCTGCAAGAGATGAGCACGATTCATTCTATATAGATAATGAACATCTCTTAAGAACCCACACATCACCGGTTCAAATTAGAACAATGTTATCAAGAAAACCCCCGCTCGCAATAGTCTCACCAGGTAGGGTGTACAGAAGAGACTATGATGCAACGCACCTTCCAATGTTCACACAAATGGAAGGACTTTACGTTGACCACGATGTCACAGTAAAACATTTAAAATACTTCTTAGAAGAATTCGCAAGAAGACTACTTGGTGAAAACACAAAAATACGTTTGAGACCAAGCTTTTTCCCATTCACAGAACCGAGCTTTGAAGTTGACATATATTTCAACAACCGATGGTTCGAAGTCCTCGGTTCCGGAATGGTCCATCCAAACGTATTTAAAAATGTTGGTTACGATCCAGAAGAATGGAGAGGACTTGCATTCGGTTTCGGTATCGAAAGAATCGCAATGGTCAAATACGGAATTAAAGACATAAGAGATCTTGTCAGGAACGATGTGAGGTTCCTTGAAAATTGGTAA
- a CDS encoding DUF933 domain-containing protein encodes MKVGIVGLSQVGKTTIFSLLTGIEVDLFSQEHQRGTAKVHDKRVDILTKMYEPKKVTYATLEFFDTPALKINDKKERTAVFNLLQNVEAMLIVVRAFKNDSVPYPEVEKPIDQLKATLDEFLFRDLDVVMGRIERLENAKRKLEPKEEIELKLLKRIQEALENEQLLSQIEISEEEKKMLGGFSLATLKPIAIVVNLDEEQFTDKNYETKDEIVKLCEKNGFAYVELCGKLEMELNALSEEEKMELLKDLGVEETGIQRLSNALYRQFGLISFFTVGKDEVRAWTLRKGSTAVDAAGVIHTDLARGFIKAEIIKYEDLIKLGSEKAVKDAGLMKLVGKEHIIEDGDIITIRFNI; translated from the coding sequence ATGAAAGTTGGCATCGTCGGATTATCACAAGTTGGAAAGACAACAATATTCTCACTTTTAACTGGTATAGAAGTTGACCTTTTCTCTCAAGAACACCAAAGAGGAACGGCAAAGGTACACGATAAAAGAGTAGATATATTAACTAAAATGTACGAACCAAAAAAAGTTACTTACGCAACATTAGAATTTTTCGATACACCAGCTTTAAAGATAAATGACAAAAAAGAACGAACAGCGGTATTTAACTTACTACAAAATGTTGAGGCAATGCTTATTGTAGTTAGAGCTTTTAAAAACGATTCCGTACCGTACCCTGAAGTAGAAAAACCTATAGACCAACTCAAAGCAACATTAGATGAATTTTTATTCAGAGACCTTGATGTTGTGATGGGACGTATAGAAAGACTGGAAAACGCCAAAAGAAAGTTGGAACCAAAAGAAGAAATTGAATTGAAACTGCTTAAAAGAATACAAGAAGCTCTTGAAAATGAACAGCTACTTTCACAAATTGAAATCAGCGAAGAAGAGAAAAAAATGTTAGGTGGGTTTTCTTTAGCAACACTTAAACCTATCGCCATAGTCGTAAACTTAGATGAGGAGCAATTCACAGATAAAAACTATGAAACAAAAGATGAAATCGTGAAATTATGCGAGAAAAATGGATTTGCGTACGTAGAACTCTGCGGAAAACTTGAGATGGAATTAAACGCTTTAAGCGAAGAGGAAAAAATGGAATTACTAAAAGACTTAGGTGTTGAAGAAACCGGTATCCAAAGACTTTCAAATGCACTTTACAGACAATTTGGTCTAATCTCATTCTTTACAGTAGGAAAAGACGAAGTCCGGGCATGGACATTGAGAAAAGGTTCAACAGCTGTCGATGCGGCCGGAGTAATTCATACAGACCTTGCAAGAGGGTTCATAAAAGCAGAAATTATAAAATACGAAGATTTAATAAAACTAGGCTCTGAAAAGGCTGTAAAAGATGCTGGATTAATGAAACTGGTTGGAAAAGAGCACATCATAGAAGATGGTGATATAATTACTATTAGGTTTAACATTTAA
- the truB gene encoding tRNA pseudouridine(55) synthase TruB, giving the protein MEQKIISGLLLVDKDKGPTSHDIVNKVRNIFNVKQVGHAGTLDPFATGLLLVGIGKATRLLEYLQGETKVYKVKMQLGIITDTFDITGTVMEENNINNSEREIIEAINSFIGTYKQVPPAYSAKKYQGKKLYELAREGKIINLPPREVTIYEISDIKIELPYVEFTTKVSAGTYIRSLCMDIGYKLGCGATTVELRRTKVGKFDVGNAVRIDENIEKVKGHVIPMEEILDLPKIVILDKTKVYNGIHPKVEDLISYDNFKKDDLVQIFADGKLIAIAMAERNSSFIETLKKQSRNERILTLEKVFRLD; this is encoded by the coding sequence ATGGAACAGAAAATAATTTCAGGACTCTTACTCGTTGATAAAGATAAAGGGCCAACATCACATGATATAGTTAACAAAGTCAGAAATATTTTCAATGTAAAACAAGTAGGACACGCTGGAACGTTAGACCCATTCGCAACGGGCTTATTGCTTGTAGGAATTGGTAAAGCAACTAGACTTCTTGAATACCTACAAGGCGAAACAAAAGTATACAAAGTAAAAATGCAATTAGGAATTATCACAGACACATTCGATATAACCGGTACAGTAATGGAAGAAAATAACATTAACAACTCGGAAAGGGAAATCATAGAAGCGATTAATTCATTTATCGGCACTTACAAGCAGGTTCCACCTGCCTATTCTGCGAAAAAATACCAGGGTAAAAAGTTGTACGAACTTGCAAGAGAAGGCAAGATAATAAATCTTCCACCAAGAGAAGTAACGATATATGAAATATCTGATATAAAAATCGAATTACCATACGTTGAATTCACAACAAAAGTCTCCGCGGGAACATACATAAGAAGCCTTTGTATGGATATAGGCTACAAACTAGGCTGCGGAGCAACCACAGTTGAATTGAGAAGAACAAAAGTAGGAAAATTTGATGTTGGAAATGCGGTAAGAATAGATGAAAACATTGAAAAGGTAAAAGGACATGTAATCCCTATGGAAGAAATCTTAGACTTACCAAAAATTGTCATCTTAGATAAAACAAAAGTATACAACGGAATTCACCCAAAAGTGGAAGATTTAATATCATACGATAATTTCAAAAAAGATGACTTAGTTCAAATATTTGCCGATGGAAAATTAATAGCCATCGCAATGGCTGAACGTAACTCAAGCTTTATAGAAACACTAAAAAAACAATCGAGAAACGAGCGCATATTAACTTTGGAAAAAGTATTTAGACTTGATTAG
- a CDS encoding DUF368 domain-containing protein → MDSIIKPIFAGFLMGLANVIPGVSGGTIAVITGVFERLIDIINKITKISLKKKDFIFILILGIGQIIGLLSGSKVLSWAFNNYSFYTYSFFFGLILFSLFNLKKDIMKFKILEFAIGAAIVIIPYILSHSNGSISVTKPTNINYFYLFVSGALAGASMILPGLSGSLVLMLLGFYERAIDTVSKITNIKSGNFNSSDLLFLVILGFGVLFGIGIIAKALKVWFEKARESILNFILGLVAGSLYPITPSFHGRGSTLWMLTWIAIGSLSVLLIEKVNKNQ, encoded by the coding sequence ATGGATAGCATAATTAAACCTATTTTTGCAGGCTTTTTGATGGGATTAGCAAATGTCATACCGGGAGTTAGCGGTGGCACAATAGCTGTAATCACAGGTGTCTTTGAAAGATTGATAGATATAATAAATAAAATAACTAAAATATCATTAAAAAAGAAAGATTTCATATTTATACTTATCTTAGGAATAGGGCAAATTATCGGTCTTTTAAGCGGAAGTAAGGTATTATCTTGGGCATTTAACAACTATTCATTTTACACATACAGCTTCTTCTTTGGCTTAATCCTTTTTTCACTTTTTAATTTGAAGAAAGACATAATGAAATTTAAAATACTTGAATTCGCCATAGGTGCGGCAATTGTAATAATCCCATATATATTATCTCACTCAAATGGTTCAATTAGTGTAACAAAGCCCACTAATATTAACTATTTTTACCTATTCGTCTCTGGTGCCCTTGCAGGTGCCTCGATGATTTTACCGGGTTTAAGTGGCTCTTTAGTATTGATGCTCCTTGGATTTTACGAAAGAGCTATAGATACGGTCTCGAAGATAACAAATATAAAATCTGGGAATTTCAATTCAAGTGATTTGCTATTTCTAGTTATCCTTGGATTTGGCGTACTTTTTGGTATAGGAATAATCGCAAAAGCCCTCAAAGTCTGGTTTGAAAAAGCAAGAGAATCAATTTTGAACTTCATTCTTGGACTCGTTGCAGGCTCTCTTTACCCAATAACTCCTTCGTTCCACGGTAGAGGTAGCACATTATGGATGCTTACATGGATAGCAATAGGTAGTTTATCTGTATTATTAATAGAAAAAGTTAACAAAAACCAATAA
- a CDS encoding DUF370 domain-containing protein: MSDPIVKINDNVYVVRDRVVAIVPISSTISRRIRASNQLGGKMLNVSYGKECRTVIFLNSGHSLLLAESAKEVRKKVWGD, encoded by the coding sequence ATGTCAGACCCTATTGTCAAAATAAACGACAATGTATACGTTGTTAGAGACAGGGTAGTTGCAATTGTTCCTATAAGTTCAACTATCTCAAGAAGAATTAGAGCGAGCAACCAGCTTGGAGGAAAAATGCTTAACGTTTCGTATGGTAAAGAATGTCGAACTGTTATATTTCTAAACAGTGGTCACAGTTTACTTTTAGCTGAAAGTGCAAAAGAAGTTAGGAAAAAAGTATGGGGTGATTAA